A section of the Streptomyces sp. SLBN-118 genome encodes:
- a CDS encoding ubiquinol-cytochrome c reductase cytochrome b subunit — MLQKRKAQLKAKAEDAAVRGFDAADGRLPLSELARQLLRKAYPDHWSFLLGEVALYSFVVLLLTGTYLTLFFDPSMVEATYTGPYEPLYGQRMTQAYTTTLNISFAVRGGLLIRQIHHWTALVFLAAIAVHMLRILFTGAFRKPREVNWIIGVSLFVLALLEGFAGYSLPDDLLSGTGLRTAATIVGSIPFVGTELEMFVFGGEFPGHIIIPRLYIVHVLLVPGLLVALITAHLILIVYLKHTHWAAQGRTNRNAVGMPMFPQFTAKTTGFFLMIFGVLALMGALAQINPVWNYGPYRADQVSGDAQPDWYVGFLEGAMRLMPPWETNIAGHTIMWNVFIPAVALPGVVFTLLFLYPFFEKWVTGDRSEHHLCDRPRNRPARTGLGVAAIVFYAVLLTAGGNDVIALSFRVSVNAMTWILRIALVVAPLVAFAVTKRICLALQMRDRGRLTKGEETGQVTQSPYGGLQEGHRGISKATRHRLLVREVPMPLQLPAEGPLSRRLRLRTALSNWYYGDRVDLPATREQQSAIAERTAPPERLGEGQE; from the coding sequence ATGCTCCAAAAGCGCAAGGCGCAATTGAAGGCCAAGGCCGAGGATGCGGCCGTCCGCGGATTCGACGCGGCGGACGGTCGGCTGCCCCTCAGCGAGCTCGCCCGGCAATTGCTGCGCAAGGCCTATCCCGACCACTGGTCCTTCCTGCTCGGCGAAGTGGCCCTGTACTCCTTTGTGGTACTGCTCCTGACCGGCACCTACCTCACGCTCTTCTTCGACCCGAGCATGGTGGAGGCCACGTACACCGGTCCCTATGAGCCCCTGTACGGCCAGAGAATGACGCAGGCGTACACGACCACCCTGAACATCAGCTTCGCCGTGCGCGGAGGCCTGCTGATCCGTCAGATCCACCACTGGACAGCGCTGGTGTTCCTTGCGGCCATCGCCGTTCATATGCTGCGGATCCTGTTCACGGGGGCCTTCCGCAAGCCGAGAGAGGTCAATTGGATCATTGGTGTATCGCTGTTCGTCCTCGCGCTCCTCGAAGGGTTCGCGGGCTACTCCCTGCCCGACGACCTGCTGTCGGGCACCGGTCTCAGGACAGCGGCCACGATCGTGGGATCCATCCCGTTCGTCGGCACAGAGCTGGAGATGTTCGTATTCGGAGGGGAGTTCCCGGGGCACATCATCATCCCCCGCCTGTACATCGTCCATGTGCTGCTCGTGCCTGGCCTCCTTGTGGCCCTGATCACCGCTCACCTCATCCTGATCGTGTATCTCAAGCACACGCACTGGGCTGCTCAGGGCAGGACCAACCGAAATGCCGTGGGCATGCCGATGTTTCCCCAGTTCACGGCGAAGACGACCGGCTTCTTCCTGATGATCTTCGGCGTCCTGGCCCTCATGGGAGCTCTGGCTCAGATCAACCCCGTGTGGAACTACGGTCCTTACCGCGCCGACCAGGTTTCCGGTGATGCGCAGCCGGACTGGTATGTCGGATTCCTGGAAGGCGCGATGCGGCTCATGCCGCCCTGGGAGACGAACATCGCGGGACACACGATCATGTGGAATGTCTTCATTCCGGCAGTGGCGTTGCCCGGCGTCGTGTTCACCCTCCTGTTCCTGTACCCCTTCTTCGAAAAGTGGGTGACGGGCGACCGCAGCGAACACCATTTGTGCGATCGGCCACGCAACCGCCCGGCCCGCACCGGACTCGGCGTGGCGGCCATCGTCTTCTACGCCGTTCTTCTGACGGCCGGGGGCAACGACGTGATCGCCTTGTCCTTCCGAGTTTCCGTCAACGCCATGACCTGGATTCTCCGGATCGCGCTGGTGGTCGCACCGCTCGTGGCATTCGCTGTGACCAAACGCATCTGCCTCGCCCTTCAGATGCGGGACCGTGGTCGGCTGACAAAGGGGGAGGAGACCGGTCAAGTGACCCAGTCTCCCTACGGCGGACTCCAGGAGGGGCACCGAGGCATCAGCAAGGCCACCCGCCATCGTCTCCTGGTACGCGAGGTCCCGATGCCTCTTCAGCTGCCCGCGGAAGGCCCTCTCTCGCGTCGGCTGCGCCTGAGAACGGCTCTGAGCAACTGGTACTACGGCGACCGTGTCGATCTGCCGGCGACGCGGGAGCAGCAGTCCGCCATCGCGGAGCGGACTGCTCCACCTGAGCGCCTCGGTGAAGGCCAGGAGTGA
- a CDS encoding VOC family protein encodes MTVKKTSVLVLDCAEPMELAEFYAGLLQAEIHTGSDADFLELIGQDGVHLAIRRDYGYAPPSWPRPEDSQQAHLRILVDRGDMDEAEREAISLGARPVDTKDNSGPRDVRIYSDPAGHSFSLAVSPQRRAARPRTSSL; translated from the coding sequence ATGACAGTCAAGAAGACAAGTGTCCTCGTACTGGACTGCGCCGAACCGATGGAGCTGGCGGAGTTCTATGCCGGCCTGCTCCAGGCGGAGATCCATACCGGGAGCGACGCCGACTTCCTGGAGCTCATCGGCCAGGACGGAGTTCATCTGGCCATCCGCAGGGATTACGGATACGCGCCGCCGAGCTGGCCGCGCCCGGAGGACTCCCAGCAGGCTCACCTGCGCATCCTGGTGGACCGTGGCGACATGGACGAGGCCGAACGCGAGGCGATAAGCCTGGGAGCCAGGCCCGTGGACACCAAGGACAACAGCGGCCCGCGCGACGTACGGATCTACTCCGACCCGGCCGGGCACAGCTTCTCGCTCGCAGTGTCCCCGCAGCGGCGGGCTGCTCGGCCGCGCACGAGTTCCCTGTAG
- a CDS encoding DUF6300 family protein translates to MTQVELAERLPSCSRCGGPLITSAVMPQEDADGFPIHLELCSSCDTEKPAAGALLRWFATGGGHDMSRVQEGADLLMDWTKEGMAEHGWCWSAYQADEATGEPDRPAPHETNLQVLMTQDIPGNIADVERLQEIRDTLRAQLATATAEERARLQEVIRHFGEATAEGLAAQDPTAAELRDEVPQRPDPLSPEAERGLTDLFRHLTEEPPRPDTDG, encoded by the coding sequence GTGACCCAAGTGGAACTCGCAGAGAGGTTGCCGTCGTGTTCACGATGCGGCGGGCCGCTGATCACCAGCGCCGTCATGCCGCAGGAAGACGCGGACGGCTTTCCGATCCACCTGGAACTGTGCTCTTCCTGCGATACCGAGAAACCGGCCGCCGGCGCACTGCTGCGCTGGTTCGCCACCGGAGGCGGGCACGACATGTCACGCGTTCAGGAAGGCGCGGACCTGCTGATGGATTGGACCAAGGAGGGCATGGCCGAACACGGCTGGTGCTGGTCCGCGTACCAGGCGGACGAGGCGACGGGCGAGCCGGACCGCCCCGCTCCGCATGAGACGAACCTCCAGGTACTGATGACCCAGGACATCCCCGGCAACATCGCTGACGTCGAACGCCTCCAGGAGATCCGCGACACCCTTCGCGCCCAGCTCGCCACCGCGACTGCGGAGGAACGCGCACGGCTTCAGGAGGTCATCCGGCACTTCGGCGAAGCCACCGCAGAGGGTCTGGCCGCGCAGGACCCGACGGCCGCGGAACTGCGTGACGAGGTCCCCCAGCGACCGGACCCATTGAGCCCAGAGGCTGAGCGAGGCCTGACGGACCTGTTCCGGCATCTCACGGAGGAGCCGCCACGACCCGACACAGACGGCTGA
- a CDS encoding YoaK family protein, with amino-acid sequence MLAALQDAWTTVVPDMRDRHGPLPPMMLVLTVVTGLVDAVSFLLLGHVFVANMTGNVVFSGFAVAGAAGFSPAASLAALAAFAVGALLGGRVAHRARAHRGRVLHLALVLETGLVLSAYVIAQTDATPDTGTVRYGLITLLGLGMGVQTAAARALAVPDLTTTVLTQTITGIASDSRAAGGEGGRAGRRVLAVVAMFCGALVGAAAILHGDPALPLLLASVLLAVGTVAAFAMTRSNAAWTVPL; translated from the coding sequence ATGCTTGCCGCATTGCAGGACGCATGGACCACCGTGGTCCCCGACATGAGGGACCGGCACGGACCGCTCCCGCCGATGATGCTCGTGCTGACGGTGGTGACCGGACTGGTGGACGCCGTCAGCTTTCTGCTGCTGGGGCACGTCTTCGTCGCCAACATGACCGGCAACGTCGTCTTCTCCGGTTTCGCCGTCGCCGGCGCTGCGGGATTCTCCCCGGCGGCCTCGCTGGCGGCCCTCGCTGCGTTCGCCGTCGGGGCCCTGCTGGGCGGCCGTGTCGCACACCGGGCTCGTGCTCACCGCGGGCGGGTCCTGCATCTGGCGCTCGTGCTCGAGACCGGGCTGGTTCTGTCGGCCTACGTCATCGCCCAGACCGACGCCACCCCCGACACCGGGACCGTCCGGTACGGGCTGATCACCCTCCTCGGGCTCGGCATGGGCGTCCAGACCGCCGCCGCTCGTGCTCTCGCGGTCCCCGACCTGACCACGACCGTACTGACCCAGACCATCACCGGCATCGCTTCCGACAGCCGCGCCGCCGGGGGCGAGGGCGGCAGGGCCGGGCGGCGTGTGCTCGCGGTGGTCGCCATGTTCTGCGGTGCCCTCGTCGGCGCCGCCGCCATCCTGCACGGCGACCCAGCCCTGCCTCTGCTGCTCGCCTCCGTGCTGCTCGCGGTGGGCACGGTGGCCGCGTTCGCGATGACCCGGTCCAACGCCGCCTGGACTGTTCCGCTGTGA
- a CDS encoding L-threonylcarbamoyladenylate synthase — protein MAKYFDVHPDNPQRRTISSVADSIRSGALVAYPTDSCYALGCQLGSRDGISRIRSIRNLDDRHHFTLVCQNFAQLGQFVHVDNDVFRAIKAATPGSYTFILPATKEVPRQLLHPKKKTVGVRIPDHAVAQALLAELGEPLLSSTLLLPDEDEPMTQGWEIKERLDHVVDAVVDSGDCGTEPTTVIDFSGGELEIVRRGAGDTARFE, from the coding sequence ATGGCGAAGTACTTCGACGTGCACCCCGACAATCCTCAGAGGCGCACCATCAGCAGTGTGGCTGACAGCATCCGGTCCGGCGCGCTCGTCGCATACCCGACGGACTCCTGCTACGCCCTGGGATGCCAGCTGGGCAGTCGTGACGGCATCAGCCGGATCCGGTCGATCCGGAACCTCGACGATCGTCACCACTTCACCTTGGTGTGCCAGAACTTTGCGCAGCTGGGACAGTTCGTGCATGTCGACAACGACGTGTTCCGCGCGATCAAGGCGGCCACGCCTGGCAGTTACACCTTCATCCTGCCCGCGACGAAGGAGGTGCCGCGCCAGCTGCTGCACCCGAAGAAGAAGACGGTCGGGGTGCGGATTCCCGACCATGCCGTTGCCCAGGCCCTGCTCGCCGAACTCGGTGAGCCCCTGCTCTCCAGCACTCTGCTCCTGCCCGACGAGGACGAGCCGATGACCCAGGGCTGGGAGATCAAGGAACGCCTCGACCATGTGGTGGACGCCGTGGTCGACTCGGGCGACTGCGGCACCGAGCCGACCACCGTCATCGACTTCTCCGGCGGCGAACTCGAGATCGTACGCCGAGGGGCAGGCGACACCGCGCGCTTCGAATAG